The DNA window TTTCAGTTTTTCTCTAAAGATAATGTCACTATGTCAATGGCttaacattattgtttgtaatatcgGTAAACTAGTTTGTTTAATGTCCGCAGATATGTATTGTTCTGTATAGAATGGCTGTCATTAAGCACCTAATATAGCACATTGTACCACAAAAATCAAATTGATACTTCAATAACTTTAAGCAATCTTAGACATGTCATCAAACGTTTATGGATGATTTAGCCAGAGTTTTCCTAACGAAGAAACAGGCGAAATAAACTGCGACTGCCTAATTCAGAGTGATCTTTGAGGAATAATCTACAGAAGTAGATGGATCACGTTGAATAACAATGCTTTCAggtaattaaataacaaatttgcATCAAATATACAATAGataaaggcaaaaaaaaaaaaggtcgaATTAGTTTCAAGCTGTCTCTTTTCAAAATTAGCAAAGCATCATGATTCAAATGCTTGAAAGTTGAGCTTTATTACACAAGGTTTAgggaaaatattataatattattatatatgttgtttttttttttttgtagaatacgGAATTTATTTTTACGTAGAATGTTTTCAACGAAGAGTTACTAGATTGTGACAAGTTTTCACTACGTGTTCCATGGTCAAAAGTAGACATTCTATCTGTACCCACACTGGATGTAGTTAGCTGCTTTACTCATAGTAGATTCAGTAACGTTAATGGTGTGGATTACTTCTGTTTCAAGAAGCATCAATTCCAAAAAGACCTTACTCTGTCGTATATGTCAAAGAGAAAGTTACATCATTCTCCGTGTGATTGAAATAGCAATTTGACGCTGTTTATGACGTGGCTGTTGGGTTGAGGGCTTTAATTGCACGAGTGCCTTTTATTCTGACATCTTTTTCATTGTTGGTACAAGATCAGCCTGTGGACTGTTCTGATTCATATAAAATTCCTGGCTAAACACATATGAAAGGTTTTATGGTGTGCTCGGATAAACCCTCTACATAGAAGGGATGCGTATCTTATCATAGCAGTTGATAATACGTGTCTAGctatatacaaacgttttaccaacgtttattatctatattactaacattatattatttaggTACTTCACACTTTAAATTACTTTATGAAATTCTCAGGTTTGATTAACTAAATGGCAGTTGgaagagaagtaaaataaaaaagttaacttCTGTTTATGTATTTTGTGACTATTAATTTTTCATCTTCTTGATTAAAGGAAGACAACAATTTGTACTCGATCGTTTACTTCCCTTATTGAAGCAGtaatttttaccaaaaatatttatcagaaaatcTGATTTCTTCTgtacaaaacatttgtaatacttaatgaaagcttgccaaatttcttGATGATACATAAATCGTGTTATATCGCATAATGTATCGATACAAGCGTATCGCGGCTTCACGATGTGATTCTCGTATCGTGTCGCTGTTCCGCCACACCTTTAATAGTTAGTTAGCACTGGAGGGCACGGCACAGTGATTTTTACCGTTCACATGCTGACGTCCGCGCATGTTGATGTTGTAGAGAGCTGTCGAACACTATATGAAACGGTTTGTGAAACACAGAAGAACTTACTTTTACTTTAGTTGCTTGATCAGTGCTTGGAACATACTCTAGATTGAATATCCACATGATGTGTTATGGTATGAAAAACGCAACTTATGTGTTTGTATGGAAGAAATCAtttggtataatataaaatagGGAAAGGTCATGTGCTGTAAATGCAGTTTGGCTTATTACAAGGGCAAAAGACGTAAACCCACAAATTGCAGTTATAATCCCTTTACGTTCAGCTATCCTTTGATGGATTAACGGTAGATTCTAGCCTTACAAAGCTAATATTCGGAGATCGATTCTTCGCAGTGAACAGAGTGAATATAgtcatttgtgtaattttgtgccaAAGAAATGACAACGATACATTCAACCTAAAAGATGTTCATCTATGGATACCCAAAGAAATACATAACCAAgcatttattgtatataaataaaaatatattgagatTTTCAAATGGATATATTCCTGGAGCAACACATACTTCTCATTATGTCTTACGGCAGCCATAAGAAAATTTGAAATACGTTTTCATTTATAACGAAACTAATTGATAAGTAGTGAAATTCATGgaacttattaataaatatttattttatttttcttagctATCTCAAAAGTAATTAACTCtaaaaaatattctgttgattatcatacaGGTTCACACATACTATACAGACCGCTATTAGGGGAATTATGAAGTGATAGGCaatgtatcatatttattatattatttatgcaaACTTTTATCTGAATCtgatattgaatattttagacTCTTAAGAAACTTGTGATTTTTCACTTGTTGAAAGAATTCTTACCATTATTAAGAATTGATCAATTACTTTCATATAGTTTACAATAATTTACAATAGAATAAATGCTAGTTTATGTTCGACGGAAGTTTTAGATTGGTGAAAActgagttttaaaataattatatatctttGTTGTAAAATGTCTGACTAGTTTTTTTACTTTTCCTAATGCAGGATCCACACTTTCCCCACCTTTTGATGTGGAAGTGGTTAAATTTTTCCAggatttattttctatacttttcaaaagaaatattgtcCTTAAATATAGCGGCACTCTAAACTTCAttacatattttgatttttttgtatagatccgcacatataaaaatatcatattataattTACGAAACTTTTGATGTTACTCACGTTGTTTTCAGATGAGGCAGATCTCACTGGATTTGATTTTCCCTGAAATATTTTCGTCTTCTCTGCGCTGATGATTTTTGAGTCCTATGCTCTAAAGTTTTATTTCAGATGCATACTTGATTTACTGGAACTTAAACCTAAGAAAGTGACTAGCGTTTAGTATGAGTCAAGAGGTCTCGTAAAttctattaaagtaattttaccataaacttgaaaattagagttattttatttttgttatagctTACACCCAAGACGAAGTTAATAAATCCTTTAATGTGATCAAAATTATTCATTTGCTATAAAGGTCATTTTCAAAGATGGTTATACTTAATTCTGGTCTAAGacattttaaagaagttttattCTTATCATGTTACTAGCGGCACTGCTTGTATATTAGACATTCTTTTGAcctatgaaaatgtttttacataaGTTTCCGATAGTAACGTTTCTTATCTTATAAAAGAGTTTCTTTTTACTTAAGTTTGAGTGGTAAAGaagattacatttttatatttttaatgcaaaacaTAAAGTTACCGTAGTGCATTTTTAAGGAAAACTTTTAGTTAACCTATGttcgttttattttaaattttatgtttattacgtACTTAAATACTCATTAGCTTTTAAAAGTTGTTGTCAACTTGACCTATTACTCCCTATTTCTGCATGTTCTTTCTTTTCGAAAAATGAAATAGAATTTCACACATACGATGAAATCGACAAAAACTATTTTGATCTACATATCTGTTTtgtacgtgtttgtttgttgaatgatTTTTAGAGCTGGGCGAGATACCCAAACTTCCTAACGTGAAATGTCAGCTGAGACGGCACAGGAGTAACCGAAAGCCACGGACTCCCTTCACCACACAGCAGCTGCTAACACTAGAGAGGAAGTTCCGAACAAAACAATATCTGTCCATTGCTGAGCGGGCCGAGTTCTCTAGCTCCTTAAGCCTAACGGAGACACAAGTTAAGATCTGGTTCCAAAACAGAAGAGCGAAGGAGAAACGACTGAAGGAAGCCGAGCTGGAGAAACTTCGAATGGGTTCTAGACCGTTGCTGCACGCGAACTTCGGGCTAAGCGTTCCTCACCTCAGCACAATTCTTCCATCGGCTCCTGTAGCTCTGTCTTCTTCTACTTGTACCGCAGATTTTTTGACACCATATTACACCCGACCTATAACCTTCGACCAGTCAGTGAAAGCTACGTACTATACCCCTGCAACTATTCACTCCCCAGTTTCAGATAATTTGGCTACTTAAAAGAACTAAAAATATGGCGTTGATATAAAAGTAAGTTTATGTTTATAAGTAGTTTGGCTAGGTTTGTGAGGAATATTTCGTTCTCTTTATTAATAAcgtattattaaaaacaagttaacaacacagattaaaactagaaattaatttattgataaatagACCCAAGAACAAGAAAATGTATAGAAGTgcttaaagaagaaaaattaaaaccaaaagtgATCTGATTATATTGATTCATTATTTGGGCATTTTTGCTAGTCTGGTCAGCTTAGAAAATCTAGGTTAGTCCTAAGTATTCGTGTATTGAGTGCAAATCAACATAgcaaaatatacaatactattttaaatatacaaaattattttaaatgttataatcagtggttttaattaaataattacttaaaaagaAGTAGATCACTTATTGTTAATATAGGTTGGAATCGTTTCAGTGTTGATGCGCTGGGCCGCAGATTGGAAGGTCCAAGATTCGCGACGTAATTATACTAAACACACTTCACGCAATACACTGTAGACGTTTTATAAATGTGAGAGTCATTCCTCTTATTTGTTTCAAAGTCGATCAAAGACCTTGAAGCGGTGGGTGCAGTTTTGGTGAGCGGTTCACATTTAGGAACAGTTATGACCACAGCCCTTGAGGTCTCTCACGTGACCATTTAGCACATAAGGTACAGTTTAGGTAAAAATTACAAAGAACTTATACATACAATATGCCTGTTTCTGTATTTGTGCAGAATATTTCAGAGGCATTTAAATATATGCTGTACTATGATGTACAAATGCAAGAAAGACGAACGATAGCTTGTAGGCATGGACAATTACAATTTCGGACTGTGCAGTCTTTTCATTTATTACTACACAAAACTGTAGAATTCAACACATTTTTAACGACATAAGCTTTTATTATCTGTCATTTACGAGATTACTACTCTGCCTTCTTTTATgacaacacagtttttttttgtgtggactctttaagaaaaataaaataatcttggAAACGAAACAGTTTCTCTAAAGTTTCGTAAAACGTTTATTGTAGAACTAGTAAAAGGAAGAAAATAGCATTATAAGCTTCGATAATTATAGATAGTGTTCCACCCTTTTCCCGAATTGTTTTTACTTacatactgatatatatttatagattgAACAATAGTGAAGATGCTCTCATGTTAATGACGCACACATTCGATAGGTTATAGACATGTCATATCTTGGTCAATATAAGATTAATTTTCCACCGCGCTGGTGTAAGCAAAGATAGAAAAACGTGTCAAACTGCTACTGTAATAAAACTTTGAAgagttttatgttataataaaatcttTGCAGAAGTAGGCATGTCAAACGCTTTGCATTATATTCTTATATAAGTCctatttttatattgtaccttTCCCAAAGAAAATAAACAGGATAAATTAAACACAATCCCTAACTGTTTAGTCATGCTTGTAACAACAGTACAAAG is part of the Tachypleus tridentatus isolate NWPU-2018 chromosome 4, ASM421037v1, whole genome shotgun sequence genome and encodes:
- the LOC143248992 gene encoding uncharacterized protein LOC143248992, which produces MTMSSSLNVTNEGQSRKPFSFTVASLLADTRPSFENDERHCISTENVEDLRKTNLSTKPGKESYSAAKSNFSIDKLVRQDSSLREVRTQPTAPIPKHVMPVKTGLLSTAVRCSLPWNPAVIMAGQVSWLPNESQLISCSTKAKLGEIPKLPNVKCQLRRHRSNRKPRTPFTTQQLLTLERKFRTKQYLSIAERAEFSSSLSLTETQVKIWFQNRRAKEKRLKEAELEKLRMGSRPLLHANFGLSVPHLSTILPSAPVALSSSTCTADFLTPYYTRPITFDQSVKATYYTPATIHSPVSDNLAT